A segment of the Collimonas fungivorans genome:
CATCGACGCCCACGCCAAGGCTGCCCTGCTGATGGCCAGCATCCTGTTCGCCGCCGGCGTGTTCACCGGCATCATGACCAAATCCGGGATGCTGAGCGCCATGGCCAAGATGGCGGTCGGTTTCGTCCCGCCCTCCATGGCGTCGCATATCCCTGTGGTGCTGGGCCTGCTGTCGATGCCATTGTCGATGCTGTTCGATCCCGACTCTTTCTACTTCGGCGTGCTGCCCGTGATCGCCGAAGTCGGCCACATGCTGGGCGTACAGCCGCTGCATGTGGCGCAAGCCGCGCTGCTGGGCCAGATGACCACCGGCTTCCCCGTCAGCCCGCTGACGCCGGCGACCTTCCTGGTGGCTGGCCTGGCCGGCATCGACCTGGCCGATCACCAGAAATACACGTTCAAATACCTGTTCGCCGCGTCCGTCATCATGACCATCACCTGCGTCGTGATCGGCGTCTTTCCCCTGTGAGGCGCGTTTTAGATTAAGGAAACCAGCATGAGACATATCCGCATCGGCGCCGGCGCCGGCTACTCCGGCGACCGCATCGAACCCGCCATCGAACTGGCAGAGAAAGGCGAGATCGACTACCTGGTGTTCGAATGCCTGGCCGAGCGCACCATCGCCATTGCCCAGCAGGCCCGGATGAACGATCCTGCGCTCGGCTTCGATCCGCTGCTGGCGGAACGGATGCAGGCTGTGCTCGCCATCTGCAGCGAAAAAAAAATCAAGATCATCACCAATATGGGCGCAGCCAATCCGCTGGCCGCCGCCGCCATGGTCAGGCAGATTGCACAGGCCATGCACCTCAAGCTGAAAGTGGCGGCGATAACCGGCGACGATGTGCTGGATACCCTGAAAGCTGGCGACTACATCAGCGACCAGGACATCGCTGTCAATAGTCTCGGCGACAAGCTGCTGTCGGCCAACGCCTATATCGGCGCCGCGCCCCTGGTGGAGGCGCTGGCACAGGGCGCCGACGTGATCATCACCGGCCGCGTGGCCGATCCGGCGCTGTTCCTGGCGCCCTTGATCCACGAATTCAACTGGGCCATGGACGACTGGCATCGCCTCGGCCAGGGTACGCTGGTCGGGCATTTGCTGGAATGCGCCGGCCAGGTCAGCGGCGGCTACTTCGCCGATCCCGGCTACAAGGATGTTCAGGGACTGGCGCGGCTGGGGTTCCCGATCGGCGAGGTGGCGGAAGACGGTTCGGTGGTCATCACCAAGGTGACGGGCTCCGGCGGCCAGGTAACGCCGGCTACCTGCAAGGAACAGCTGCTGTACGAAATACACGATCCCGCCAGTTACCTGACGCCGGATGTGGTGGCCGATTTTTCCGCGGCCACCGTGCGGGAAATCGGTCCCGACCGGGTGCTGGTGCAAGGCGCTACCGGCCGCGCCAGGCCGGATACCCTGAAAGTATCGATAGGCTACATCGACAGCTACATCGGCGAAGGGCAGATTTCCTATGCCGGCCCGGGCGCGCTGGCGCGCGGCAAACTGGCGCAGGCCATTGTTGCGGAACGGCTGCAACTCAGCGCGGCGGTATTCGATGAAATCCGCTACGACCTGCTGGGCACCGACGCTATCCACGGCGCTGCCTTGTCTGCACAAGCGAGCGAACCGTATGAGGTACGGGTCCGCGTGAGCGCCCGCAGCGGCAGCATGCGCGATGCCATCCGCATCGGCAACGAAGTCGAAACGCTGTACACCTGCGGTCCGGCCGGCGGCGGCGGCGCCACCAAGACGGCGAAGGAAGTGGTCGCGGTGCAGTCATGCCTGCTGCCGCGCCGGCAAGTAACAACCTCTGTGCATTTCGAGTGAGGATGAAGATGAAACTACGCGAACTTGCCCATTCCCGCGCCGGCGACAAAGGCGACATCTCGAACATCTCGGTGATCGCCTACCAGGAGAAAGATTACGCGCTGCTGGAAAAATACCTGACCCCGGAACGGGTCAAAGCGCATTTCGCAGGCATCGTGCACGGCGAGGTGCTGCGCTATGCGCTGCCAAGCATTGGCGCGCTGAACTTCGTCATGCAACGCGCCCTGGGCGGCGGCGTCACCCGCTCGCTCGCGCTGGATGCTCACGGAAAATGCCTGAGTTCGGCGATAATGACCATGGAAATTCCAGACGATACCGATCCTTCCTGATCCATCCACCCCGCCAAGAAAGGAAGTCCATGAGAATGCAGATTGGCCGCTTGCCGACACAAGCCACACTGGCCCTTGCCCTTGCCACGCTGGGAGTCATGGCGTCGGCGCAAACGCTGTCACCGGAAACCCAGCGCTACCACGATATCTACAAAGAGCTGGTGGAAATCAATACCAGCCACTCCGCAGGCGACACTACAAAAGCCGCGCACGCGATGGAAAAACACTTGCTGGACGCCGGTTTCACGGCCAGCGATATCCAGGTGATCGAACCGTTCCCGCGCAAAGGCAACCTGGTGCTGCGTTTCAAGGGCAACGGCAGCAAGCAGCCGCTGCTGTTGCTGGCGCATATCGACGTGGTCGAAGCCAAGCGCGAAGACTGGAAAACCGATCCTTTTCAGCTGCAGGAAACCGGCGGCTATTTCACCGCCCGCGGCTCTATCGACGACAAGGCGATGGCCTCGGCTTTCGTCTCGGTGCTGAGCCAGCTCAAGCAGGAAGGATTCAAGCCCAGCCGCGACATCATCCTGGCGCTGACCACCGATGAAGAGCGTGGCGATGTAGAGAGCAACGGCGCCAAATGGCTGATCGCCAACAAGCCGGAATTGCTCAAGGCAGAGTTCGGCATCAACGAAGGCGGCGGCGGCGAGCTGCGCGACGGCAAGCCCAACCTGCACCGGATCCAGGTCGCCGAGAAAATCTATGCCACCTATGAACTGGAAGCGCGTGATGCCGGTGGCCACAGTTCGACCCCCACTGCCAGCAATCCGATCTATGCCATCGCCGCTGCCCTGAACAGACTGAGCGCCTACCGTTTCCCGGTGCACCTGGCCGAAGTCACCACCGGCTATTTCGCCCGCAGTGCGCCGTTTGCCAGCGGCCAGCTGGCCGCCGACATGCGTGCGGTCGGCAGCGGTAAGCCGGACGCCGCCGCGATAGAACGCTTATCGGCGATCCCCGACTACAACGCACAGTTGCGCAGCACCTGCGTGGCCACCATGGTCAGCGCCGGCCATGCGGAAAACGCGCTGCCGCAATCGGCCAAGGCCACGGTCAACTGCCGCATCCTGCCGCAAGACGATCCGGACGACATAGACCGCCAGCTCAAGCAGGTGATCAATAACGACAAGATCGCGGTGCGCTACACCAACAAACCGCTGCGCAGCCCGGCTTCACCGCTCAACGGCGACCTGGTGAAGACAGTCGAAGCGCTGACCCAGGACATGTGGCCAGGCGTGCCGGTAGTGCCGGCCATGAGCACCGGCGCCACCGACAGCAGCTATATGCGTAATGCCGGCATCCCGATGTACGGCGTCTCGGGCTTGTTCGTCGAGCCTTCCGACCGCCGCACGCACGGCCTCGACGAACGGGTCGAAATCCAGCGCGTTTACGACGGCCGCGAATTCCTCTACCGCCTAGTCAAGCGCCTGGCGCAATAGGGTAGCAAAAGCGCAGGAAAAAGAATCGACTCCGGCGCCAGCCGGAGCCGGCTTACTTTACTGCAGAATTCAAACGCAAGAACCAGAGTGTCCAGGGCCTGGATATGCCCTATGTTGCAGTTGTGCGGCGCCCGCCGCTTGCCAACTGACGGACACTCGCCATGAACTTTATCGAACTGCTCCTGCTCGCCGCGATCTGGGGCGCCTCTTTTCTCTTCCTGCGGATTGCCGCGCCAGAATTCGGTCCCTTCGCGCTGATTGCGCTGCGGGTCGGTATCGCCGCGCTGGTACTGGCGCCAGTGCTGCGCTCAGCCGCTGCCCGCAGCCAATGCCGCCGCAAGGCCTGGCCGCTGTTTGTAGTCGGCCTCAGCAATTCCGCGATACCGTTCGGCCTGTTCGCCTATTCCACCCTGTACGTGAACGCCGGCATCGATTCCATCTTGAATGCAACCACGCCGATCTGGGCTGCCCTGATCGCAGCTCTCTGGTTCGGGCAGGCCATGAACCGCAGCCAGGTCTGCGGCCTGATGCTGGGCTTGGCAGGGGTTGCGGTGCTGGTGTGGGATACGGCGGGCGCTGGCGTTGCGGGCGTGCCGCTGGCGATCGCCGCCGCGCTGCTGGCTGCCGTTTGCTATGGTTTCGCTGTGAACTATTCAAAGCGGCATCTGGCTGGAGTCCAGCCCCTGGTAGTCGCCTTCGGCAGCCAGTTGGCCGCCTCCATAGTACTGCTGCCGCCGGCGCTGCTGTCCTGGCCGCAACATGCGATCGCGCCCTCCATCTGGATTTGCGTCGCGGCGCTCGGCGTGGTCTGCACCGGCTTCGCCTATATCTTGTATTTCCGCCTGATCGAACGGGTAGGCGCAGCTTATGCTGCCTCCGTCACTTTCCTGATTCCGGTCTTCGGGCTGGTCTGGGGCGCCGTTTTCCTTAACGAAAAAATCACACCGGCGATGCTGGCCGGCTGCGCAATCACGCTGCTAGGGACTGCACTCGCTAGCGGCAAGCTGAACGGTTTGTTGGCAGGGAAGCGCAAAAGATTGGCGTGAACTGCGCGCGGCCATGACAAACAGGTATTGCCGCGTGCTAGGATAATGCCGAAAATCGACAGTTTATATAAACGTGCATCATCATTACGCTGGACGCCATGGGAAACCGATTCCCTTCCCGATCAACACTAAAAATGATTAACGAGACCCGCTGGCCTGCAGGGGTAAATCGGCGCGCAATGAGCCTCGGCTTGTTGCTGTCCTTGGTGCTGCATGCCGGTTTGCTCCAATTGTTCCGGCCTCACAAAACAATCGATACCGGCCCTACTGCGCAGGCGGCGATGACGCTGTTGCTGCTGCCGGCGGCGCCACCCCAACCAGCCTCGGTACGCACGCTGCCGCCGGCCAAGCCCGTTATCGTGCAGCGCGACCAGCGCCCTGCAAAATCTTCTGTACGCGCAAATACAATCGCCCCACTACCCGCGGCGCCGCCCGCCACCATCATCAGCGACACGGCAGCCCTCTCCCAGCCGGCCGACAAACAACCGCGCGTGGACTTGGACGCCGCATTGAAAACGGCCAGGCAGATAGCAACAGATCCCGCCGGCAGACGCAACGGCACTGCCGTCTCGCAATTGCAAACGCATCCACTCGAAGCCCGGCCGGACAGCCGCCTGGCGCAGGACATTCAACGCAGCGCGCGCGCCGGCTGCCTCGACGTCGGCCGTCCCTTTGGCTTATTGGCGCCGCTGGTGCTGGCTGCAGATGCGGTATTGTCAAAAAAAGATGGCGGCTGCAAGTGGTAACGCTTGTCCTTGTAGCCGGCTGCTTACGGTGTTACATTTTTCTCTTTTGCAATTCAAGGTCAGGGTCAAATAAATTATTCGACTCTGACCCTAATTAACTGCGGCAACGAAGGAGAGAAAACGATATGCGCGCCATCCTCAATTTCCTGTGGTTTGTGCTGGGCGGGGTGTTCATGGGCCTGGGCTGGTGGCTGGCAGGCGCCGTCGCCTTCCTCACGATAGTCGGCATCCCATGGGGCAAAGCCTGTTTCGTGATCGGACAGTTCACTTTCTTCCCCTTCGGCAGGGAAGCCGTGAGCCGCAAGGAACTGAACAACAGAGACGATATCGGCACCGGCAGCCTGGGCCTGGTCGGCAATATCCTGTGGTTCGTGTTTGCCGGCATCTGGCTGGCTATCGGCCATGTGCTGTCGGCCATCGCCTGCTTCATCACCATCATCGGCATTCCATTCGGCGTCCAGCACCTGAAGCTGGCCGGCATTGCGCTGGCGCCGATAGGGAAAACCATTGTGACGAAAGAAGTGGCGGCTGCGGCGCGCCGCCAAGGCGCGGAAGATAGTGTAGCCAAGTTGCGCGGCAACGCGTAGGCAACGAGAATCGCCGGGTTACGCTTATTTTTTACCGGTGCGGCCTGCACTTTGCGGCAAAGTATTTGCAACCGCGCCGCGCACTTCAAAACGGACCTGGTCAACCACGGCCATTTTATGGTCCAGCAATTCCAGCACATGCCGGCCGGGCCACGGCATCCAGTCGAAAGCAAGCTGCGGATCGGAAGCGGCTGCCTGGCGCTTGGCTGTCTTGCCATTTGCCTTGCCGGCCTGCGCCACCGGCATTGCCAGCAGCTTGCCATCCAGCCGCCACATGCCGCTGGACAAGCCATCGGCGGCAAACCGTATGCGCTGCCGCTGCGGCGGAATATCCGGGTCCAGCGCGACCAGCATGCCCGGCGTCGGATAACGGATGGCGATGCTGATGTCATCTGACTTGGCGGTGGTGATCAGGCTTTGCTCTGTCCCAGCCAGGAAATACTCCGGACGCGACGCTTCAAGCTTGTCCTGGTAGCGGATGTCCTGCTCCACCACGCCGGCCGGTTTTTTCGGGATCTGCTGCCGCAGCTGGTCACGCGTGTGCAGGTATTGCATCACTTCCTGCCAGATCGGCGCGGCGCCGGTCACGCCGGATACGTCCCACATCGGCAGGCCGGACGCATTGCCGACCCAGACGCCTACCGTATACCGGTCCGAATAACCGACCGCCCAGTTGTCGCGCATGTCCTTGGAAGTACCGGTCTTGACCGCCGCCCAGACGCGCGTCGAAAGCGCGTTCTCCAGGCCGAAGGTGCGGCTGCGGGCGCTGCGGTCGGACAAGATGTCGCCGATGATGAAAGCGGCGCCGGGATCCATTACCTTGCGCATTTTTACCGCAGGATCGCTCAGCGCAGTACGCACGCCGCTGTAGCGCCCCTGGTTGGCCAGCGCGCGGTAGGCATTGCTCAGCGCCAGCAAGCTGACGTCGGCGCTGCCCAGCGCCAGGCTGTAGCCGTAATAGTCGCCGGATTCGCGCAACTGGAAACCCAGTCCTTGCAGCCGCTCGAAGAAAGTCGTGGGCGTCACCGTCACCAGGGTCCGCACCGCCGGAATGTTCAGCGACGACGCCAGGGCGGTCCGCACACTGACCAGGCCTTTAAACTGCTTGTCGTAATTTTGCGGGATGTACAAGCCGCTGGCGGTCGGCAGGTTGATCGCCGAATCGTTCAGGATCGAGGCTGCGGTCATCCACTTTTTTTCGATCGCCAGTTCGTACAGGAACGGTTTCAAGGTCGAGCCAGCCTGGCGCAAAGCAACCACGCCGTCGACATCGGCCGCGTTCGAAAAGGAACCGCTGGAACCGACCCAGGCCAGCACGTCGCCGCTGGCGTTGTCGAGCACGACAATGGCGCCGTCTTCGATATTGCGTTCCACCAGCGCCGCCAGCTGGCGCCGCAAGGCATCGTTGGCAAAACGCTGCACGCCGCCATCCAGGGTTGAACGCACAGACTGCCCGGGTGTACGCAGCAGCTTGCGCGCCAGGTGCGGCGCCAGTTGCGGTGCGGTGGTGGTGACGATGACTTCCGAGTTGGAGCCGGTGCGCACCAGCGCCAGCAAGGTGAAATCTTCCAGACCCTTGCATTCATCTCCCGAGCGCTGTTCCCGCAAGATGCGGCAGGCGCGTTCGGCGACCCTGGCCGGCGTCGCGTTCGGGCCGCGGATCAGCGCCACCGCAATCGCCGCTTCGCGCTGGCTCAGGCCGCTGGGGTGTTTGCCGAACAATACCCGCGACAAGGCGTGTATGCCGACCAGCTCGCCCCTGAAACTGACCAGGTTCAGGTAGGCTTCCAGGATCTGGTCCTTGCGCCAGTTGCGCTCCAACTGCTGCGCCACTACCACCTGCGACATTTTCTGCCCGATCGAACGTGGCGCATTGCGCCGCCGCAGGTCGTCATCCAGCAAACCCGCCAGTTGCATGGTGATGGTCGAAGCGCCGCGGGTCTTGGTGTTCCACAGGTTGCCCCACGCTGCCGCCGCCACGGCGTTCCAGTCGACCCCGCTGTGCTGGTAGAAACGCCGGTCTTCCGACGCCACCAGTGCATTGCGCAGCGCCGGCGACACATCTTCCAGCGCCACCCACGACAGGCGTCGTTCGTTCGGATTCATGCGGACCTGCTGCAGCAGCTGGCCCTTGCGGTCGTACAGGCTAGCTTCGGAAGAACGGAACTCCTGCTGCACATCGGCGAAACTTTGCAGGGCGTGCACCGGGCCGGCACTTAAGGCCAGCACCAAGGCCAACGTCGGTGCAGCGCCCGGCGCCCAGCGCCTGATTCCAGTCGACTTCACTTCACCGTCCATTTCTGGTTAGGACTCTCACCAAACATTTCCGGCGCATACATCGCTTCCACCCGGGTCGGCGGCAAGCTGAATTCGCCTGGGTTGTTGATGCGGAAGGTGTATGTCATGGTGAATTTCCCCTTCGGCACGTACTCGTAATAGCTGCGGAACGCTTCAAAACTGCGTTCTTCGTACGTCACCCAGGCGCTGCCGCTAGGCCGTTCGCTGCTGGTGGCGATGGCCGAATCGCGGCCCAGGCCCGAACCCAGCAGGGTGGCGCCTGCCGGGATCGGATCGGTCACCACCACCCAGGTCATGTCGGTCTGCGCATCGATTTCGAGGTCGATCCGCACGATGTCGCCGCGCGTGTATTTGCCTTTTTCCTTTTGCTCGACCGGAACAATGTTCTTACTGATCCGGTAGCCGCTGGAGAACGGTTTCTTCAACACTACTGCAGCCAGGCTTTGCACCGTCACCCATGGCGCGCCGCTGCCGGCATGGCTCAGCTTCAGGTCTGCAGCAGCAGCGGACACCGGCCATGGCAATTGCAGCTTGCCGGCCTCGGCCACATTAGCTGTGGCGGGCCAACTGTAGCTCTGGCTGCCGCTGACGGTAGCGCCCTGCTCCAGGCTGGCCTTGGTCACGCCCGTCACTTTTTCCGACTCGAACTTGCGCGCGAACTTCTGCAACGCCAGCGAGCCCCACAGGTTGGCCGTAGTGGTCGACCAGTGGCCGCGCGACTGACGCTGGATGGCGCCGTTGATCAGCTTCGGCATGTCTTCTTTCCAGGCCGGATTTTCCAGCATGGTCAGCACCAGCCGGTTGGCGTTAACGTCGGCGCTGGCCATCAGCCACCACCAGTAGTCGCTGCTCTCGGTGGAGAAGCCCATGCGCGTGCTTTGGTAATTCAGACGCGAACGGATGATCTGGTCGGCTTCGGCCTGGCGCTTGGCGCGCTCTGGAATGCTGGAAACCCGTTGCAGGATGTTGATCCAGTCCAGCAGCGCCGAGGTCGGCCACAGGTTGGGCGAGATCTGGATCGAATCCAACATCGCCGGCCGTACCCGATCGTAGCGCGACAAGGCTTCCAGCGCCGCCAGCTTGCGCACGTCCAGGTCTTTCTGCGGCGACCAGAAATCGCGGGTGATCTTGCCTTCCACGAACGCCGCGAGGCCATCGAGCATCTTGTCGCGGCTTTGCTGCGGAATCGCAAAACCCGATTCCTGGGTTACCGCCAGCAGGTAAGCCGTCAATGTATCGCTGCCGCGGCGGGCATTGCCTTCGTTCGGCGGATAATAATAAGCCAGGCCGTCGCTATCCAGGTAGGTCGGCAAATCGTTCAATACCTTTTGCCACATCGCCTCATCGCGCAATCCTATCGCGCGCGAAGTCTTTTGCTCCAGACAAGAGAACGGATAATTGACGAAGTAACGGCGCAGGCCCTCGTTGCCGGAGGCTAGCGACGGCGCCAGCGAGATCGCCAGGCCGCCACGCCCCGGCAAACCGTCCGCGGGTGGCGCTACCGCCATGCTGAACGGCTTGTCGAGCTGGAACAGGGTGGCTTGCTGCACCGTCACCGGCACTGCAGGCACCACGCGCTGGGTGAACTTGATGCTGTCCTTGACCTTCGGTCCGCCCTGTTCCTGGGCATTGATCTCCCATGCCAGCTGGCCGACGTCCGCCGGTACTGTCACGGCCCACACCAGCTCACGGGTTTCACCGGCGGGAATGTTCTCATCCTTGGCCGCCAACGGCGTTGCCGCCAGGCCGGCGGCCTGCGCCGTGGCATGGACTTGCATGGCGCGGGTGGTGGTGTTGCGCACCGTAACCAGCGCGCTGAAATTGTCGCCTTCGCGCACCAGCGGCGGCAAGCCGGAAATCAGCTGCAGGTCCTGGGTCGAGCGGATGCTGACGGCGCCGGTACCGAACAGGCTGTCGCCGCTTTGCGCCACCGCCACGATCTTGAAGCTGGTCAGCGCATCGTTCAGAGGCACGTCAACCTGAGCCCGGCCGTTAGCGTCCAGCACAATCACCGGTTTCCACAACAGCAAGGTGTCGAACAGTTCACGGGTCGGCGATTTGCCGCCGCCGCCGCCGGCAGGAATCGCCTTGCGGCCGTAATGGCGCTTGCCGACTACCTGCATTTGCGCGGTCGAGGTTTCCACGCCGTAGCTGCGCCGCTGCAACATCGCCTCCAGCAGATTCCAGCTGCGGTTGGGCTCTAGCTCCAGCAAGGCTTCGTCGACTGCCGCCAAGGCTATCTCAGCGCCGGCAGCTGGTTTGCCGTTCGGCAGGTTGACCTGGATGTTCACCTTGGCGGTGGTGCGGATCGCATAGCTGGGCTGGTCGGCCTTGACCGTCACCGCCAGCTGGTTGGCGGCAGTGCCGACCGTGATTTCGGCAATGCCGTATTTATAGGCCGGCTTGGCAAGGTCGACGGTAGCGCTCGGCGCCTGGTACTCCTTGAATTCGCTCCACCAGTTCAGCGGCTCTTTCCAGCCCCAGGTAAAGAAGGAATACCAGGGTACGTCGCGCATGCGGCCGCGCACCGCCAGCACCGAGACGAACACATTGGGACCGTAACCGGCCTTGACCGGCAGGCTGAAGGTCGGATCTTGCCCGCTCAGCTGCACTACCTGGGTTTCGATCACGCCTTCGCGCTCTACCGCGACCAGAGCGGTGGCGTAGCGGAACGGCATGCGCACCTGGAACCTGGCGTTTTCGCCTGGCTGGTAAATCTTTTTCTCAGGCAGGATATCGATGCGGTCCTGGTTTTCGCCATCGAACCACAATTCGCCTTGCTTGGTGACCCAGACCGAGCTGCTGGCGAGCGCAGGATAACCGCTGCCGTCCTGGCCCTTGGCGGTGAGTTCGATATTGCCCGGCTCCAGCAGTTCCACGCTGCAGATCATCAAGCCGCGGGCGTCGGTCTTGCCGGAACACAGCGGTCCCAGGTCGCTGCCTGTAGCGGTGTTTTCGTAGGCATAGAAACCACCCACCATACGCTTGCGATGCGAATTGGTCTGTTTGCTGGAACCGCTGATTTCAATCGGCACGCCGGCTTGCGGCTGGCCTGCCGGATTGAGGGCAACCGCGGTCAGGGTCAGTTTCTTCTTGACCGAAACCCACTCCCCTGCTTTCAAGCCGACCACCACCGCCGAAGGCCAGATCGGCGTGACGCTCGATACGGTCTGGATTTCGCCGTTCGGATCGGCGTACGTCATTTCCGTCAGCAATTCCTTCGGCGCGGTGATGGCGGGCATGTCCTTCACCACGGTTTTGCCGGCGCCGTTCTTGTCCAAGGTCACCGGCAATTTGTCGGCTACGATTTTCTGGCTCTCGGCACTGCTGTCCTCATCGTTGCGCCCCGCTGCGAAAGAATAACCGTCGTAGCCGGAAAAACTGACCGACTTGCCGCGCAACAGGCTGGTGACGTGCACTGCCTGGCCGGAAGCGCCGCCGCCGTTGAGGTAATTCAGCTGCACGTCGAGCGGCACTTCCTTGGGCGCCACCAGGATCTTGGGCGGCGTGATCCGTCCCTGCAGCAAAGGCAGGCGGAATTCTTCGACGCGGAAGCTGCCGCTGCTGTAGCTGCGGCGATTTTCATCGTAACCTCCGCTGTCAGAATCAGCGTCGCTGTCTGCATCGCCGTCTGCATTACCGCCGCTAACGCCGCTCTTGACCTTGCCGCCGTCCAGCACCACCTCGTAACTGCCGAGCTTGGCCTCCTTCGGAATCTGGAACACGGTCTCGGCATTCTTCTGCCCGCGCCAGCTCAGCGCAAACTGATATTCCTGGCCGCTGCCCTGGTGGGTGATGCGCACCCGCGTCGGCAGCTTGTCGTTCGGCAGCAAGCCGAATCCCTGCATGGTCTCGGTGCGGATCACGTGTTTCATCGATACAGTTTCACCGGCGCGGAACAGAGTACGGTCAAATATCGTGTGCGCCCGCACGGTGGCGGATTTGTCGTAATCCATCGGCAGGTTGAAGCGCCAGGATTCGATACCGTCATTCCAGGAAGTCCGCGCAAAAGCCATGTCGGCGCGGCCCTTGTCGTCGGTCTTGCGGGCGCTGACAAAAAAGCCGTCGATATGCCCCGGCTCGTTGCTGTCGCCATTGCGGCAACCGTCTACCGGGAACTCCGGCACCATGGCGATCCCGGTCTTGTCGGTCTTGCCGCGCCACAGTTCGGTGCCGCGGCAATCGGAAATACGGACATCGGCATCGCTCACCGGTTTGGCGCTGTCGAGCGTGGTGACCCACACCGCGCCATTCTGGCGGCCGATCTTGACGTGCACCGACAGGTTGGTCACCAGCGCGCTGGTGCGCACATACATGGGCGCGGCCTTGCCTAGCAGCGAGGCGCCCAGTTTTTGCGATTCCAGTTCGACCACATAGAAACCGGGGTCTTTGAGCGGGATGCCGATCACTTCAAACGGCCGCACGCCGTCCTTGCTGTCCGGCGACGGCGGCAACGCCAGGGTCTTGGCGCCGGCCTGCTTCGCCAGCAAACCGATGCTGCGGGTTTCCACCTGCTTCTTGCCGATGGTGATGGTGGTTTCGTGATACTTCCTGAGCTTGGTCAGCCAGGCGATGATGTTCTGGTCGTCGCTGACTTTCAGGTTGCTGACCGTACCTGGATTGACCTTGCCGTCGGCGCTGCGGGCCAGCATGCCGGTTTCGACGCTGCGCAAGGTGACCGGCAAGGTGGCGTCGGCGTTGAGTTCAATGATGCCGAACGGCGCCGAAGGAAATTTCGCCAGCGGCGGATAATCCGCCATCCGCACTTTCAGCGGAAACGCAGCGGCATTCGACAGTGGCCGGCCAGTCTCGTCCTGGAAACCTTGCGGCAGGTTGACGCTGAGTTCCGCTTTCTCGGCAAATGGCGGCTTGAAGGTCAGCTGCGAAACGGTGTCGTCGGTATCGTTCTTTTCAAAAAACGGCTTCAGCTTGCCGTTGGCGGCGCTCAGCGTCACGCCTTCCGCCAGAGCGCGCGGGACCGGCGCAGTAAACAGGATGCGCAACGGCAGGATGGGCGCGCAGGCAGCATTGGCGTTCTCGCGCTCGCAACTGACGCTGGCGGTGAACGTCGGCCGCACCTTGAATTTGAATACTTGCGGCTGGCTGCTGGCAATGCCGGAAGCCGTGCTCACGCCTTTGTCCCAGGTCAGGCTGACCGCGCTGTCGTTAGGCAAGCGCTGCTGGCATTGCACGGTGCTGACCCGTTCCGGATTGATCTTGTCGGCAAAATGATCGAGCAGCTGCTTGCGTTCGGCGCCGGCGATGAACTTGACCGGAATCCGTTCATGCACGCCCTCGGCCTGGCAGTACACATGTTTCAGTATGCTGTCGCTGGTGGCGGCGCCGTTCTGGATCAGTATGAAGACTTGCTCTTCATCGATATGGTCGCCGCGCGGCATGATGTCGACCACCGCCGGGCCGCCGGTATTGAACTGGAATACGGTCTTGCCGCTGACTGCGGCGCCGGACAGCAGCTTGAACCCGGTTTTCACGGTGAAGCCGCAGCGTGTTCCTGGCGGTAGGTCGCGCACGAAATCGTAGATCCAGTTGCGCTCATCGGCCCAGCGCCCGCTGCCGGCTTCGGAACAGTTGATATCGAACG
Coding sequences within it:
- a CDS encoding acyclic terpene utilization AtuA family protein, with translation MRHIRIGAGAGYSGDRIEPAIELAEKGEIDYLVFECLAERTIAIAQQARMNDPALGFDPLLAERMQAVLAICSEKKIKIITNMGAANPLAAAAMVRQIAQAMHLKLKVAAITGDDVLDTLKAGDYISDQDIAVNSLGDKLLSANAYIGAAPLVEALAQGADVIITGRVADPALFLAPLIHEFNWAMDDWHRLGQGTLVGHLLECAGQVSGGYFADPGYKDVQGLARLGFPIGEVAEDGSVVITKVTGSGGQVTPATCKEQLLYEIHDPASYLTPDVVADFSAATVREIGPDRVLVQGATGRARPDTLKVSIGYIDSYIGEGQISYAGPGALARGKLAQAIVAERLQLSAAVFDEIRYDLLGTDAIHGAALSAQASEPYEVRVRVSARSGSMRDAIRIGNEVETLYTCGPAGGGGATKTAKEVVAVQSCLLPRRQVTTSVHFE
- a CDS encoding M20/M25/M40 family metallo-hydrolase, producing the protein MRMQIGRLPTQATLALALATLGVMASAQTLSPETQRYHDIYKELVEINTSHSAGDTTKAAHAMEKHLLDAGFTASDIQVIEPFPRKGNLVLRFKGNGSKQPLLLLAHIDVVEAKREDWKTDPFQLQETGGYFTARGSIDDKAMASAFVSVLSQLKQEGFKPSRDIILALTTDEERGDVESNGAKWLIANKPELLKAEFGINEGGGGELRDGKPNLHRIQVAEKIYATYELEARDAGGHSSTPTASNPIYAIAAALNRLSAYRFPVHLAEVTTGYFARSAPFASGQLAADMRAVGSGKPDAAAIERLSAIPDYNAQLRSTCVATMVSAGHAENALPQSAKATVNCRILPQDDPDDIDRQLKQVINNDKIAVRYTNKPLRSPASPLNGDLVKTVEALTQDMWPGVPVVPAMSTGATDSSYMRNAGIPMYGVSGLFVEPSDRRTHGLDERVEIQRVYDGREFLYRLVKRLAQ
- a CDS encoding DMT family transporter, which gives rise to MNFIELLLLAAIWGASFLFLRIAAPEFGPFALIALRVGIAALVLAPVLRSAAARSQCRRKAWPLFVVGLSNSAIPFGLFAYSTLYVNAGIDSILNATTPIWAALIAALWFGQAMNRSQVCGLMLGLAGVAVLVWDTAGAGVAGVPLAIAAALLAAVCYGFAVNYSKRHLAGVQPLVVAFGSQLAASIVLLPPALLSWPQHAIAPSIWICVAALGVVCTGFAYILYFRLIERVGAAYAASVTFLIPVFGLVWGAVFLNEKITPAMLAGCAITLLGTALASGKLNGLLAGKRKRLA
- a CDS encoding YccF domain-containing protein, encoding MRAILNFLWFVLGGVFMGLGWWLAGAVAFLTIVGIPWGKACFVIGQFTFFPFGREAVSRKELNNRDDIGTGSLGLVGNILWFVFAGIWLAIGHVLSAIACFITIIGIPFGVQHLKLAGIALAPIGKTIVTKEVAAAARRQGAEDSVAKLRGNA